CAGAAGGCGGTGGCCGGGGGGATCTTGAGGGCGGCGGAGAGCGGGATGATCCCCAGTTCGACCGTGGTGAGGCCGATGACTCCCATGAGGCGGTCGAGCTGGGCGGCGAGCACCGACGGAGGGCAGATCTGGACGTGCAGGGTGGCTTCCCACATGAGGATGCGATACCGCTTCGTCGAGTCGTACAGGGACTCTTGGCGCCTCATACGCGACGCCACTGCTTCTTCGATGTCGCGTGGCGACTGATGCAGCTCCGTGAAGCGTGTGAAGACCGAACGGGCGTAGTCCGGTGTTTGAAGGACGCCGACGATCATGGAGCCTTGCCAGACGCGAAAGGTGCGCGTCCTCGCGTGTTCGGCGTTGCGTGCGTCCTGTACGGGCTTGTGTCCTGCGGCAAGTTGCCGACGCCATGATCGAATGTGGGA
The DNA window shown above is from Streptomyces akebiae and carries:
- a CDS encoding helix-turn-helix domain-containing protein, with product MSTDYQKAREALGQRLRELRLSAPGGRITGTELADRCGWHKSKVSKLENGRTTPTPEDLRKWAESTGRPEARDELLARLRGFESHIRSWRRQLAAGHKPVQDARNAEHARTRTFRVWQGSMIVGVLQTPDYARSVFTRFTELHQSPRDIEEAVASRMRRQESLYDSTKRYRILMWEATLHVQICPPSVLAAQLDRLMGVIGLTTVELGIIPLSAALKIPPATAFWIYDDRQVIVENWHAELWIDDEASVDTYLRTWRTLRESAVYGVDAHRLISAARRALH